The sequence ATGGTGGTAAGAGCCTCCTTTCTTAATGGGTTTGGTTGGTTCTTACCACCATTATATTTTCAAAGCCAAATTCCACACTAAAGATTATAGAGCCCATTTTTCGCCCCAGGTCGCCAAATTTTTTTCCATTTCCCCCAACAAAGCCTTCCCTTTCTCCACCTGTCGCTTCACTTCAGAAAAGGCAGTCCCCCCGTAGGTCTTGCGCCTTTCCACAGATGATTTGGGGTTTAAGCATCCGAAGATATTCTCGTCAAATTGAGGTATAAGGTTTCGCCACTCCTCCATTGAGAGGGCAGAAAAGCTTTTGCCTTCTTTTAAACACCACTTCACGGCCTTTCCCACCAATTCGTGGGCGCTCCTGAAGGGCACTCCCTTCAAAACAAGAAATTCCGCTATATCCGTGGCCAGGATGTAGCCATCTTCAAGAGCCCTCGACGCTGCCGTGAGGTCAATTTCTATTCTTGAAATAAGTTGGGGCAAGACATCTAAAATGCCGTGCAGGGTTCGTAGGCTCCTCATCAAGCTCCTCTTGTCCTCCTGCAAATCCCTGTTGTACGCCAGAGGAAGGCCTTTCAACACAACCAGAAGATCGACGTAGCCGGCCAGAATCTGTCCGGCCTTACCGCGAATCAGTTCGAGAACGTCAGGATTTTTCTTCTGCGGCATTATGCTGGAACCTGTACAAAAGGAATCGGGCAATTTAACTATGCCAAATTCATCGGTGTTGTATATTATCAGATCCTCCGCCAATCTGCTGCAGTGAATTGAGAACATCGACGCAAAGTGGTGAAAGTCGGCTAAATAGTCGCGGTTTGCTATTGAATCGATGCTGTTTTCTGTGGGCTTAGAAAATTTGAGCAACTCCGCCGATAAGTGCCTATTCAAAGGAATAGTGGATCCCGCCAGAGCCGCAGAGCCCAAGGGGCACTCATCCAGTGCTTCAAGCGCTGCCATGAGACGCAAGAAATCTCGGTGAAAAGCCCAAAAATGGGACATCCAATAATGCCCCATGCTTATGGGTTGAGCTCTTTGCAAGTGGGTATATCCCGGCACCACGAAATCGATATGCCTTTCGGCGCTATCCAACAAAGACTCGAGGAGATTTCTTATTTTGCTTCCTATTCCGACGAGCTGCCTCCTCAAAAAAATGCGCAACGTTGTAGCTATTTGATCGTTGCGGCTTCTCCCGGTATGAAGCTTTTTGCCCCTTTCGCCCAAAATCTCTGTAAGGCGGGCTTCTATATTCATATGAACGTCCTCAAGCTCCATCAAAGGCTTAAAGGTCCCGTTTTTTATCTCGCTCAACACCTGATCCAAACCCTTCAATAGGGCCATTTTCTCTTCTTCCGTTATCAAGCCGGCCGATGCCAAAACCCTTACGTGAGCTTTGCTTCCCTCTATATCGGCTTCTGCAAGATCCCAATCCATGTCCAGAGATTGGGTGAAATTCACCACCACATCTGCCGTATTTTCGCTAAACCGACCTTTCCACAACCTCACTCACACCTCCAAACTACATCGTATAGCTTTTTCGCCTCACGGCTTTCGACCATCTCTGCCGCCAATCCCCAAAGAAGGTCGCACTCGCTATGAAAATAACAACTTGCCCCGAAAAATTCAAGAAGGGCCTCTATGACGCAAAGTCCGCTCACTATGATATCCGATCTGCTAGGCTCTAAGCCCGCTACGGATTTTCTCTCTTCCGGCTTCATATTCTTCAAAGCTAGGATCAAATTCCTTATATCATCGACCTTCACCATGCTTCCGTGGACCTTCGAGGGATGATAGGAATTGACGGCTATTTTTTCCAAGATCATTACGGCTGCAGAGGAAGTTCCCCCCACCCCAATGAATGATTTTGCGCTTTCTCTCCTTGAAGGTTTTTCGAATAGACCTTTTAAGCCGGACCTGACGTAACC is a genomic window of Acetomicrobium thermoterrenum DSM 13490 containing:
- the argH gene encoding argininosuccinate lyase — its product is MWKGRFSENTADVVVNFTQSLDMDWDLAEADIEGSKAHVRVLASAGLITEEEKMALLKGLDQVLSEIKNGTFKPLMELEDVHMNIEARLTEILGERGKKLHTGRSRNDQIATTLRIFLRRQLVGIGSKIRNLLESLLDSAERHIDFVVPGYTHLQRAQPISMGHYWMSHFWAFHRDFLRLMAALEALDECPLGSAALAGSTIPLNRHLSAELLKFSKPTENSIDSIANRDYLADFHHFASMFSIHCSRLAEDLIIYNTDEFGIVKLPDSFCTGSSIMPQKKNPDVLELIRGKAGQILAGYVDLLVVLKGLPLAYNRDLQEDKRSLMRSLRTLHGILDVLPQLISRIEIDLTAASRALEDGYILATDIAEFLVLKGVPFRSAHELVGKAVKWCLKEGKSFSALSMEEWRNLIPQFDENIFGCLNPKSSVERRKTYGGTAFSEVKRQVEKGKALLGEMEKNLATWGEKWAL